One genomic segment of Pseudomonas chlororaphis subsp. aurantiaca includes these proteins:
- a CDS encoding class I SAM-dependent methyltransferase — MNSAERFLQDFHQRRPGTTPPAFSGLSLPGRGSSYEMLAATLATAQPRARVLDLGCGDGFLLDLLAREYPEARLIGVDMSATELQAAHARLANRSVLLNERAQCLSMATGSVDAVVSHLALMLMSNIEQVLEEIHRILAKGGQLSAIVGRAFLLGEPGQRYLQALRAAARRDQLRPLPLVDPRTQSQSGWRALLDHRFTSLQFEELDLEWTPTFEELWDSLGETYDLDRLTPANRALMKSELRTATQSLLRADGTLLTGWGLLLIQARAA; from the coding sequence GGACTTTCACCAGCGTCGCCCCGGCACCACACCGCCGGCCTTTTCCGGACTGAGCCTGCCAGGGCGCGGTTCATCCTACGAGATGCTGGCGGCCACGCTCGCCACCGCTCAGCCTCGCGCACGGGTGCTGGACTTGGGCTGCGGCGACGGTTTTCTCCTGGATCTGCTGGCCAGGGAATATCCCGAAGCGCGGTTGATCGGCGTGGACATGAGCGCCACCGAACTGCAGGCGGCACACGCCCGCCTCGCGAACCGCAGCGTGCTGCTCAATGAGCGGGCCCAGTGCCTGTCGATGGCCACCGGCAGTGTCGATGCCGTGGTCTCGCACCTGGCCCTGATGCTGATGAGCAATATCGAACAGGTGCTGGAGGAGATCCATCGGATCCTGGCCAAGGGCGGGCAACTCTCGGCCATCGTCGGCCGGGCCTTTCTGTTGGGCGAGCCGGGCCAGCGCTACTTGCAGGCCTTGCGCGCCGCCGCACGGCGCGACCAGCTCCGTCCCCTGCCTCTGGTGGATCCCCGTACTCAGTCACAGAGTGGATGGCGGGCGCTGTTGGACCACCGCTTCACCTCACTGCAATTCGAGGAACTGGACCTTGAGTGGACGCCCACCTTCGAGGAGCTCTGGGACTCGTTGGGAGAAACCTACGACCTGGATCGCCTGACACCCGCCAATCGCGCCTTGATGAAGAGCGAACTGCGCACGGCCACACAATCCTTGCTACGGGCGGACGGCACGCTGCTGACCGGCTGGGGGCTGTTGCTGATCCAGGCCAGGGCGGCATGA